One genomic region from Leifsonia poae encodes:
- a CDS encoding ABC transporter permease: MTALDTRPPVGRSTATALARRPWGLYVAVVFALLLTVAALAPQVLTVHAPTAIDYGAALQPPSLAHLFGTDESGRDLYTRVVWGAGQSLLIGLGAAAVGIVIALVLGTIAALGVKPAAVIVDRFVEIMFTFPALLLALLLIAIAGPSAATEVFAVGLGTAPGYARMIRGQILTAKNSGYVEAATALGHSRSRIIRSHILPNALRPLVAVFALSVGQSIVWASSLSFLGLGVAPPASEWGALLDAGRQYITTAWWLVVIPGLVIVAVALAATTIGRHVQNHLEKGER; encoded by the coding sequence ATGACCGCTCTCGACACCCGTCCCCCTGTCGGCCGCTCGACCGCCACGGCTCTCGCCCGCCGCCCGTGGGGGCTCTACGTCGCCGTCGTGTTCGCCCTGCTGCTCACGGTCGCGGCTCTCGCGCCCCAGGTGCTCACGGTTCACGCGCCGACCGCCATCGACTACGGCGCCGCCTTGCAGCCGCCGTCGCTCGCCCACCTGTTCGGCACCGACGAATCCGGTCGCGACCTCTACACGCGTGTGGTCTGGGGCGCCGGCCAGTCGTTGCTGATCGGCCTGGGTGCCGCCGCCGTCGGCATCGTCATCGCCCTCGTGCTCGGCACGATCGCGGCGCTCGGCGTGAAACCGGCCGCGGTGATCGTCGACCGGTTCGTCGAGATCATGTTCACGTTTCCGGCACTGCTGCTTGCGCTGCTGCTGATCGCGATCGCGGGGCCGTCTGCGGCGACCGAGGTGTTCGCGGTCGGGCTCGGAACGGCGCCGGGGTATGCGCGCATGATCCGCGGCCAGATCCTCACAGCCAAGAACTCCGGCTATGTGGAGGCGGCGACCGCCTTGGGGCACTCCCGTTCCCGCATCATCCGCTCGCACATCCTCCCGAACGCCCTGCGGCCGCTGGTCGCCGTGTTCGCGCTCTCGGTGGGGCAGTCGATCGTGTGGGCATCGAGCCTGTCGTTCCTCGGTCTCGGCGTCGCGCCGCCGGCGTCGGAGTGGGGTGCGCTGCTCGACGCCGGCCGCCAGTACATCACCACTGCCTGGTGGCTCGTCGTCATCCCCGGGCTGGTCATCGTGGCGGTGGCGCTCGCGGCCACGACGATCGGCCGGCACGTGCAGAACCACCTGGAGAAGGGCGAGCGCTGA
- a CDS encoding dipeptide ABC transporter ATP-binding protein, with product MSVTQTENDPVAELDWPAVRMRVRNLRAAFRVDGVRRDVVSGVSFDLLPGECVAIVGESGSGKSVTARSLVGLTGRNAIVEADTLEIHHADVRSFTDRQWRRIRGRDIGFVLQDALVSLDPLRPVGREIAEALAVHNWGDRAARTKRVVELLERVGVPFPRLRARQRPDQLSGGLRQRALIASAIALDPDIVIADEPTTALDVTVQAQVLAQLETMKTRGASIILISHDLSVVARLADQILVMRGGEVLESGTIAEVLGAPQHEYTRALIAAVPGEATRGRPLTVGAEQPGSTTTGAERTGTEQTGTEQAGAGPAAGTVVLEATDLVKRFHTADGTVTRAVDHVSFSLKAGETLGIVGESGSGKSTTARLALGLEKVDGGSVRLLGEPWAPLAERRRRRLRRRISVVYQDPLSSFDPRWNVERILLDALRGEPFATAAARAARVQELVRQVGLTPEVLPRFPLKLSGGQRQRVAIARALGPRPAVIVLDEAVSALDVTIQAQILDLLVELQRESGVAYLFISHDLGVISHLSDRVLVMKDGVVVEQGTPDDIFVRPQHPYTRDLIAAIPEFDPASFAAPTSS from the coding sequence ATGAGCGTCACACAGACCGAGAACGATCCGGTCGCCGAGCTCGACTGGCCGGCGGTCCGGATGCGTGTGCGCAACCTGCGCGCGGCGTTCCGCGTCGACGGCGTGCGTCGCGATGTGGTGTCGGGCGTCTCGTTCGACCTCCTGCCCGGCGAATGCGTGGCGATCGTGGGCGAGTCGGGTTCGGGCAAGAGCGTGACCGCCCGCTCCCTGGTCGGGCTCACCGGCCGGAACGCGATCGTCGAGGCCGACACCCTCGAGATCCACCACGCGGATGTGCGGTCGTTCACCGACCGGCAGTGGCGGCGCATCCGGGGTCGCGACATCGGCTTCGTGCTGCAGGACGCACTGGTGTCGCTCGACCCGCTGCGCCCGGTCGGCCGGGAGATCGCCGAAGCACTCGCGGTGCACAACTGGGGCGACCGCGCGGCGCGCACGAAGCGGGTCGTCGAGCTGCTGGAGCGGGTCGGTGTTCCGTTCCCGCGGCTGCGCGCCCGCCAGCGACCGGATCAGCTCTCCGGCGGCCTGCGGCAGCGTGCCCTGATCGCCTCGGCCATCGCGCTCGACCCCGATATCGTGATCGCCGACGAGCCGACCACGGCGCTCGATGTGACAGTGCAGGCCCAGGTGCTCGCCCAGCTCGAGACGATGAAGACCCGCGGTGCCTCGATCATCCTGATCAGCCACGACCTCTCGGTCGTCGCCCGGCTCGCCGACCAGATCCTGGTCATGCGCGGGGGTGAGGTGCTCGAATCCGGCACCATCGCCGAGGTTCTCGGGGCGCCGCAGCACGAGTACACGCGTGCGCTCATCGCGGCGGTGCCGGGCGAGGCGACCCGCGGCAGGCCGCTGACCGTGGGCGCCGAACAGCCCGGCTCGACGACGACCGGTGCGGAACGAACCGGCACAGAACAGACCGGCACCGAACAGGCCGGCGCCGGTCCGGCCGCCGGCACCGTGGTGCTCGAGGCGACCGACCTCGTCAAACGGTTCCACACGGCCGACGGCACTGTCACCCGCGCGGTCGACCACGTGTCGTTCTCGCTGAAGGCGGGGGAGACGCTCGGCATCGTCGGTGAGTCCGGATCGGGCAAGAGCACCACCGCCAGACTCGCCCTCGGCCTCGAGAAGGTCGACGGCGGAAGCGTGCGGCTGCTCGGCGAACCGTGGGCGCCGCTGGCGGAGCGCCGGCGGCGCAGACTCCGGCGCCGCATCTCGGTCGTGTACCAGGACCCGCTGAGCTCGTTCGACCCGCGCTGGAACGTCGAGCGCATCCTGCTCGACGCACTTCGGGGCGAACCGTTTGCGACCGCCGCCGCTCGCGCGGCGCGCGTGCAGGAGCTGGTGCGGCAGGTCGGCCTGACGCCGGAAGTGCTCCCGCGGTTCCCGCTCAAGCTTTCCGGGGGCCAACGGCAGCGCGTCGCGATCGCGCGCGCTCTCGGTCCGCGGCCAGCCGTGATCGTGCTCGACGAGGCTGTCTCGGCGCTCGACGTCACGATCCAGGCGCAGATCCTCGACCTTCTCGTCGAGCTGCAGCGGGAGTCCGGCGTCGCCTACCTCTTCATCTCCCACGACCTCGGCGTGATCAGTCACCTGAGCGATCGCGTGTTGGTGATGAAAGACGGCGTGGTCGTCGAGCAGGGAACGCCCGACGACATCTTCGTGCGCCCGCAGCATCCGTACACCCGCGACCTGATCGCGGCGATCCCCGAGTTCGACCCGGCCTCTTTCGCTGCGCCGACCTCGAGCTGA
- a CDS encoding LLM class flavin-dependent oxidoreductase, protein MPRPLRFNAFVMHTNSHIHHGQWRRPDAGQVDFEDIDLWISLAKLLEAAKFDAIFLADVSGVYGDADADFDVYIREGLQIPSHDPITLVAAIATHTEHLGLALTSNVVQNHPFNFARQISTLDHISKGRVAWNIVTGTQDNGARNFGLPRLVDHAERYAWAEEYVDVAYKLWEGSWDDGALLKDRERGLYSDSSKIHTIDHVGPRYTVQGPHLPSPSPQRTPVLYQAGSSGSGRAFAARNAEATFIIAPSPAVAKQQIEETRRLAVEAGRREDDITFYQGLSFVIGDTEEEAQAKAAEYEKYVSIDGYLAHSALVDQDGRAYDPDTPLNEVQTDTMRGFSEWVRKAITDREPTIRDVALVISRQTRVVGTPEQIADALVEWQQAGVDGINVINWVIPGSFQEFADKVLPVLRERGLAQTEYAEGPLRQKLFGEPLLNDRHPAARYRGAFTESATALAPEGA, encoded by the coding sequence ATGCCCCGCCCTCTGCGCTTCAACGCGTTCGTGATGCACACCAACTCGCACATCCACCACGGTCAGTGGCGCCGGCCGGACGCCGGCCAGGTCGACTTCGAAGACATCGACCTCTGGATCTCTCTCGCCAAGCTCCTCGAAGCGGCGAAGTTCGACGCGATCTTCCTCGCCGACGTCAGCGGGGTGTACGGCGACGCCGACGCCGACTTCGATGTGTACATCCGGGAGGGGCTGCAGATCCCGAGCCACGATCCGATCACCCTGGTCGCGGCGATCGCCACGCACACCGAGCACCTCGGACTGGCACTCACCTCGAATGTCGTGCAGAACCACCCGTTCAACTTCGCCCGCCAGATCTCCACCCTCGACCACATCTCCAAGGGCCGGGTGGCGTGGAACATCGTCACCGGCACCCAGGACAACGGCGCACGCAACTTCGGGCTGCCGCGACTCGTCGACCACGCCGAGCGTTACGCCTGGGCGGAGGAATACGTCGACGTCGCCTACAAGCTCTGGGAGGGGTCGTGGGATGACGGCGCGCTGCTGAAGGATCGCGAGCGCGGCCTCTACTCCGACTCTTCGAAGATCCACACCATCGACCACGTCGGCCCCCGCTACACCGTGCAGGGCCCGCACCTGCCGTCGCCCTCGCCGCAGCGCACCCCGGTGCTCTACCAGGCGGGGTCATCCGGATCCGGTCGCGCGTTCGCCGCCCGCAACGCGGAGGCGACCTTCATCATCGCCCCGTCGCCCGCCGTCGCGAAGCAGCAGATCGAGGAGACCCGGCGTCTCGCGGTCGAGGCCGGTCGGCGGGAAGACGACATCACCTTCTACCAAGGGCTCAGCTTCGTCATCGGCGACACCGAGGAGGAGGCGCAGGCCAAAGCGGCCGAGTACGAGAAGTACGTCAGCATCGACGGCTACCTCGCCCACAGTGCCCTCGTCGATCAGGACGGCCGCGCCTACGACCCGGACACCCCTCTCAACGAGGTGCAGACCGACACGATGCGCGGTTTCAGCGAGTGGGTGCGGAAGGCGATCACCGACCGCGAGCCGACCATCCGGGATGTCGCCCTGGTGATCTCGCGGCAGACCCGCGTCGTCGGCACCCCCGAGCAGATCGCGGATGCGCTCGTCGAGTGGCAGCAGGCGGGCGTCGACGGCATCAACGTGATCAATTGGGTGATCCCCGGCTCGTTCCAGGAGTTCGCCGACAAAGTTCTCCCCGTGCTGCGGGAACGCGGCCTCGCGCAGACCGAGTACGCGGAGGGACCGCTGCGGCAGAAGCTGTTCGGTGAGCCCCTGCTCAACGACCGTCACCCCGCGGCGCGGTACCGTGGAGCCTTCACCGAGTCGGCCACGGCCCTCGCGCCGGAAGGGGCCTGA